The following DNA comes from Bacteroidia bacterium.
TACCTGCGGTAACCATGGTGGCGGCGTGAATGAGCGCGGAAACCGGTGTAGGGCCGGCCATGGCGTCGGGGAGCCAGGTATAGAGGGGAATCTGCGCACTTTTTCCCATAGCGCCGATGAACAAAAACACGGTAATGGCGATCAGGGTGGGATCATCTGTTCGCATTCCTTTAAGTCCGGCAAAAACTTCAGAATATGTTATCGAATTGAAGTTCACCCAAATCATAAGTATACCGATAATGAATCCCAGGTCACCGATACGATTCATTACAAATGCTTTTCGGGCGGCGTTGTTATATTCCCGGTTTTTGAACCAGAAGCCGATCAGGAGATAAGAACAAAGACCTACTCCCTCCCACCCCACAAACATCAGCAGGTAATTGTCTCCCATCACCAGGAGAAGCATGAAGAAAATGAACAGGTTGAGGTAAGCGAAGAAGCGGTTATGTCCCTCATCCTCCTTCATATACCCGGTTGAATAAACATGGATCAGGAATCCGATTCCGGTGATCACAAGGAGAAAGAGAGAAGAAAGCGGATCAATGAGGAATGAAAAATTACTGACAAAGTTGCCCGCCTCTATCCACGAAAAGAGGTGAACCGTGTGCGCATGTTCTCCGGCGTCCAGCAGTTCAAAAAACACACCCAGTGAAACGGCAAAGGAAGCCAGCACCGCCAGGCAGGCTACCGCACCTGAAATTCCCTTACTCATCTTTCCTCCGAAAAATGCGTTTACTGCCCATCCGAGGAGGGGAAACACAGGAATAAGCCAGGCGAGTGCGATCATGCGGTGAAAGAGTAGTTACAGAACTGATTTACCATTTAAGTTTATTGAGAAAGCTGATATCAGTGGTGCCGATACTGCGGTAGACCATCATCAGTATCGCTAGTCCTACGGCTACTTCCGCCGCGGCCACCACCAGAACAAAAAATACGAAGACTTGCCCGGCCGCATCACCCAGGTAATTGGAGAAGGCCACCATAAGAAGATTCACGGCGTTCAGCATCAGCTCCACGCACATAAAGACAATAATGGCATTGCGGCGGATGAGTACGCCCAACACGCCTATACAAAAAAGTACCACACTCAGGGTGATGTACCAGTTGACCGGCAGTGCGATCTTTGCAATTACAGGTTCCATACGTTCTATTTCACTTCCCGTTTTCCCAACAAAACAGCTCCTACCATTCCGGCGAGGAAAAGTACAGAGGATATCTCGAAGGGAAGAAGAAATTGCTTGAATAACACATCGCCCAGGTTCTCGACCAATCCAATTTGCTGCCCGCCCTGTATTGTCATTTCCGCATTGGCTCCCACGGCTCCGGATAAAACCAGTACCAGAAGTCCGGCCGGCAGTGCGAATAACAACTTGGTCATGAATTCCCGCCTGGGTTCACTTTCTTTATTCAGATTCAGCATCATAATCACATAGAGGAACAAGACCATAATAGCTCCCGCATACACCATAATATGCACAGCAAAGAGGAATTGTGCATTGAGGAGAAGATAATGTCCCCCTATGCAGAAAAAGGTCATGATCAGGTAAAGCACGCTGTGCACCGGATTACGTGAAAGCACCACCATAAGCGCGCAGGCGATGGCCAGAAACGAGAGTCCGTAAAAAGCGTATTCCGTAAGCAGGTCGGCGTTCATCAGCGGTTATGTGCGTATCGGTTATTTTTTTTGAATTCAAGAACATTGGCCGTTTGTCGTTTTGTTACATCCGTCCGTTTGTCGGCAGAAACACCTTCCACCAGGATATTTTTCCCGAACACCAGGACTCCTCTCTTATAGAGGGCGGGAGGCATACGGTCCGTCAGAAAGATGGCTTCTTTGGGACAGGCTTCCTCACAATCGCCGCAGAAGATACACCGGAGCATATTTATCTCATAAACGGCGGCGTACTTTTCTTCCCTGTAAAGGTTTTCTTCACCGGGCTTACGTTCCGCCGCGGTCATGGTAATGGCTTCAGCCGGACAGGCTACGGCGCAGAGGCCGCATGCGGTACAACGCTCTCTTCCCATTTCATCCCGTTTTAGCACATGCTGTCCGCGGTAAGTAGCTGCGAATGGACGCTTTACTTCCGGGTAACTCACGGTAGCTTTCCGCCTGAAAAAGTGGCTCAGTGTAATTAGCATACCGCTGAAAATAGCCGGGAGGTAGATGCGCTCCAAAAGCGTCATTTCCTTTTTCACCACTATTATCGATCGGTTGGTCAGGTTTGCCATCACAATTGCCTTAATAGTATTATTGCCCCCGTAATAAGAATATTCAGAACAGCGAGCGGAAGCAGCACCTTCCATCCGAGGTTCATCAGCTGATCGTAACGGAACCGGGGAAGTGTCCAACGCACCCAGAGGAAAAGGAAAATAAAGAAACAGACCTTCATCATCATCACTCCGAAACTCACCACGCTGATCCACAAAGGATCGGTCACATAATTGTAGATAACCGGGAAGTTGTATCCGCCGAAGTAGAGCGTACTGATCACCGCAGCGGAAATAAACATATTAATATATTCCGCGAACAGGTAGAAGCCCAGTTTCATGGAGGAGTATTCTGTATGATATCCTCCGACCAACTCCGATTCGCATTCAGGAAGATCAAAGGGGGCGCGGTTAGTTTCCGCAAAGGCGCAAATAATAAAGATCAGGCAACCAAGGGGCTGATAGAGAACGTTCCAGTGCCATCCCAGCTGTTGCTCTGCGATTTGCCCTACACTGAGCGTGCCGGTGATCATGATCAGCGCGATGAGCGAAAGCCCCATGGCTAATTCGTAGGAAATCATCTGTGAAGAAGCGCGCAACGCACCGAGCAGTGAATATTTGTTATTGGAAGCCCATCCGCCGATCATAATTCCGTATACGCCCACAGATACCACGCCCAGTAAATAGAGTATTCCAATATTTACGTCTGTTGTCTGGATAGGATAATGAGTTCCGTCCGTGGCAACATAATCCTTTCCCCATGGTATAACCGCTCCGGTCATCAGGCATGTAAACATGGCGATTCCCGGACCGAGAATGAATAAAAACAAATTCGCCCGGTTGGGAATAAACTCTTCCTTCATAAACATTTTCACTCCGTCGGCCATGGGCTGCAGAATACCAAAAGGGCCTGCGCGATTCGGACCAAGACGATCCTGGAGGAAGGCGGCTACTTTTCGCTCCGCATACGTAGTATACATTGCAATCACCAGAGAGAGCGTGAAAACTCCCAGCACCAGCAACACCTTGTATATTAAAAAACTCAGTTCCATTCCTATTTGTTATTGGGATCCAGAGCGCCCTCACCCAATTGAATCCTTTTCCCTTCCAGGTTTTTGCGCGGTTTATCTGTCTTTTTGTGGCCCTCTTTCAACTCGTAATGATTTGCGGAGATCACGGAGTGGCGGTCTATGTGGCTGGGACCTTCAATGACCCAATCCGAGGTAAGCTTGTGTTCGAAGCGGCAGGAATTGCAGATCCAGCCCGGTTTGCCGTCAAAGGTCTGCACTTCGCCCCACTGATCTTTACGCGCGGTAACGCGCAAAACTTCCTCTCCTTTGTACCATAGGCGAACTTTACCGCAGCACTTATCACAACTTCTGTGCGCATCCACCGGTTTTGTAAACCAAACCCTGTTCTTGAAGCGGAATGTCATGTCGGTAAGTGCGCCCACCGGACACACATCAATCATATTTCCGCACATTTCGTGTTCCACTGCATTTTTAATGTAAGTTGAGATCTCCGCTACGTCCCCGCGGTACATTACACCGTGAACCCTTCCCGGGCACAGCTGATCGGCCACTTTAACACAGCGGTAGCAAAGGATGCAGCGGTTAACGTGCAGCTTGATATATTTTCCGATATCCGTCATTGGAAATGTCCGGCGCTTGAACTCATAGCGTGTACGGGCCTTTCCGTGTTCATACCCCAGGTCCTGCAAGTGACATTCGCCGGCCTGATCGCAAATCGGGCAATCCAGTGGGTGATTGATCAGCAGAAATTCCACCACACCGGCTCTTGCCTCCTGAAGGTCGGGTGCGGTCATGTTCTGCACTTCCATTCCGTCCATCACCGTTGTACGGCAGGAAGCCACCGGCTTGGGCATTGGGCGCGGGTCTTTTTCAGATCCCTTCGTCACTTTCACCAGGCAGGTACGGCAGTAGCCTCCGGAAGTTTTCAGATGAGAGTAATAACACATGGCCGGCGGTACTACATTTCCTCCGATCATGCGTGCCGCATTCAGGATGGTGGTACCATCCGGAACCTCTATGGTTTTGCCGTCTATTGTAACTTTTGCCATCAGGCTTCCTGTAACTTATGAATGCGGTAATAATGTTTCACGTCCTTTATTCCTTTAGGGTTCTTCACGTATTCTTCAAATTCTGCTCTGAAATGGCGGATAGCGGAGGCTACGGGCCACGCGGCGGCATCGCCCAGCGGACAAATGGTTTTGCCTTCGATCTTACTTTGAATGTCCCACAGCAGATCAATATCCTCCAGAGTACCGTGCCCGTCAAGGATCTTATGCAGGATTTTCTCCATCCATCCTGTTCCCTCGCGGCAGGGTGAACACTGTCCGCAGGATTCATGATGATAAAAGCGGGAAAAATTCCACAAATTCTTTACGATGCTGGTATCCTCGTCCATTACAATAAATCCTCCGGAACCCAGCATGGTGCCGGTGGCGAAACCTCCGTCGGCCATAGATTCATACGTCATCAGGCGCGGTTCTCCCTTTGCTGTTTTCAGGATCAGATCCGCGGGCAGTATGGGAACAGAAGATCCTCCGGCAACCACCGCCTTCAGTTTCTTTCCGTTTCTGATTCCACCGCAATATTTTTCTGAGTAGATGAATTCTTCCACGGGCACACCCATTTCAATTTCATACACTCCCGGTTTGTTGATATGACCACTGGCAGAGATGAGCTTCGTGCCTGTGGATTTTCCAACTCCGATCTTCGCATATTCATCACCGCCCTGCATTACGATAGGAACCACTGCTGCAATAGTTTCCACATTATTCACCACGGTAGGGCATCCGTATAATCCTGCCACTGCAGGGAAGGGTGGTTTGATACGCGGATTGCCTCTTTTACCTTCGAGTGATTCAAGCAATGCCGTTTCTTCCCCGCAGATATATGCGCCGGCTCCTACCTGAACATACAAATCGAGCGAATAATCAGTTCCCAGAATATTCCTGCCCAGCCAGCCGGCGGCGTACGCTTCTTCGATCGCCTTTTCAAGAATACGCGAAACATAAAAATATTCCCCGCGGATATAAATGAAAGAGGTATTTGCACCCAGCGCGTAGCTGGCAGTAATCATTCCTTCCACCAGCAGGTGAGGGATTCGTTCCATGAGGTACCGATCCTTGAAAGTACCCGGTTCTGATTCGTCTGCGTTGCAGACAAGATAGCGCGCCACTCCCGGAGGTTTGGCCAGGAAACTCCATTTCATTCCTGTTGGGAAGCCCGCTCCTCCTCTTCCGCGAAGCCCGGATTTCTTCACCTCTTCAGTGACGGCGTCGGGCGCCATCGTTTTCAGGGCTTTTTCCACAGAAGCATATCCCCCCTGTTGCCGGTATACTTCGTAACTCTGTATACCCGGCACATCGTTGTGTGTAAGAAGCAGTTTGCGGCTCATTGGTTCCGGGGTTCAGGAGTATCAGTATACGATTTTCTTTTTCCGTCCTTTTTAAAACGATCCATCAGCTGATCCACTTTGTCCAGGGTAAGATTTTCATAATAATCTGCTCCTACCTGCATCATCGGCGCGGTTCCGCAGGAACCCAGGCATTCTACGGTTTTAAGGGTGAACATCCCGTCCTTGCTGGTTTCACCTGGTTTGATGCCATATTTCTTGCCGAAATGAGCCACTACATCCTCAGCACCCAACATCCAGCACGAAGAAGTACGACACACCTCTATTACACACTTCCCGACCGGTTTCAGGTTAAACATAGAATAAAAGGAGGCCACTTCGTACACCTCCACCGGCTGGATGCGTAACAATGAAGCCACATAGTCCATCACTTCCGGGCTCAGCCAACCGTCGAATTCCGCCTGCGCGATATGCAGTACAGGAATCAGCGCTGATTTCTGCTTCCCTTCCGGATACCTCCGGATGATCTT
Coding sequences within:
- the nuoK gene encoding NADH-quinone oxidoreductase subunit NuoK, giving the protein MEPVIAKIALPVNWYITLSVVLFCIGVLGVLIRRNAIIVFMCVELMLNAVNLLMVAFSNYLGDAAGQVFVFFVLVVAAAEVAVGLAILMMVYRSIGTTDISFLNKLKW
- a CDS encoding NADH-quinone oxidoreductase subunit J; this encodes MNADLLTEYAFYGLSFLAIACALMVVLSRNPVHSVLYLIMTFFCIGGHYLLLNAQFLFAVHIMVYAGAIMVLFLYVIMMLNLNKESEPRREFMTKLLFALPAGLLVLVLSGAVGANAEMTIQGGQQIGLVENLGDVLFKQFLLPFEISSVLFLAGMVGAVLLGKREVK
- a CDS encoding NADH-quinone oxidoreductase subunit I; the protein is MANLTNRSIIVVKKEMTLLERIYLPAIFSGMLITLSHFFRRKATVSYPEVKRPFAATYRGQHVLKRDEMGRERCTACGLCAVACPAEAITMTAAERKPGEENLYREEKYAAVYEINMLRCIFCGDCEEACPKEAIFLTDRMPPALYKRGVLVFGKNILVEGVSADKRTDVTKRQTANVLEFKKNNRYAHNR
- the nuoH gene encoding NADH-quinone oxidoreductase subunit NuoH, whose amino-acid sequence is MELSFLIYKVLLVLGVFTLSLVIAMYTTYAERKVAAFLQDRLGPNRAGPFGILQPMADGVKMFMKEEFIPNRANLFLFILGPGIAMFTCLMTGAVIPWGKDYVATDGTHYPIQTTDVNIGILYLLGVVSVGVYGIMIGGWASNNKYSLLGALRASSQMISYELAMGLSLIALIMITGTLSVGQIAEQQLGWHWNVLYQPLGCLIFIICAFAETNRAPFDLPECESELVGGYHTEYSSMKLGFYLFAEYINMFISAAVISTLYFGGYNFPVIYNYVTDPLWISVVSFGVMMMKVCFFIFLFLWVRWTLPRFRYDQLMNLGWKVLLPLAVLNILITGAIILLRQL
- a CDS encoding (2Fe-2S)-binding protein, with protein sequence MAKVTIDGKTIEVPDGTTILNAARMIGGNVVPPAMCYYSHLKTSGGYCRTCLVKVTKGSEKDPRPMPKPVASCRTTVMDGMEVQNMTAPDLQEARAGVVEFLLINHPLDCPICDQAGECHLQDLGYEHGKARTRYEFKRRTFPMTDIGKYIKLHVNRCILCYRCVKVADQLCPGRVHGVMYRGDVAEISTYIKNAVEHEMCGNMIDVCPVGALTDMTFRFKNRVWFTKPVDAHRSCDKCCGKVRLWYKGEEVLRVTARKDQWGEVQTFDGKPGWICNSCRFEHKLTSDWVIEGPSHIDRHSVISANHYELKEGHKKTDKPRKNLEGKRIQLGEGALDPNNK
- the nuoF gene encoding NADH-quinone oxidoreductase subunit NuoF, producing MSRKLLLTHNDVPGIQSYEVYRQQGGYASVEKALKTMAPDAVTEEVKKSGLRGRGGAGFPTGMKWSFLAKPPGVARYLVCNADESEPGTFKDRYLMERIPHLLVEGMITASYALGANTSFIYIRGEYFYVSRILEKAIEEAYAAGWLGRNILGTDYSLDLYVQVGAGAYICGEETALLESLEGKRGNPRIKPPFPAVAGLYGCPTVVNNVETIAAVVPIVMQGGDEYAKIGVGKSTGTKLISASGHINKPGVYEIEMGVPVEEFIYSEKYCGGIRNGKKLKAVVAGGSSVPILPADLILKTAKGEPRLMTYESMADGGFATGTMLGSGGFIVMDEDTSIVKNLWNFSRFYHHESCGQCSPCREGTGWMEKILHKILDGHGTLEDIDLLWDIQSKIEGKTICPLGDAAAWPVASAIRHFRAEFEEYVKNPKGIKDVKHYYRIHKLQEA
- the nuoE gene encoding NADH-quinone oxidoreductase subunit NuoE, with the protein product MSNRNIAFNSETLELVQKIIRRYPEGKQKSALIPVLHIAQAEFDGWLSPEVMDYVASLLRIQPVEVYEVASFYSMFNLKPVGKCVIEVCRTSSCWMLGAEDVVAHFGKKYGIKPGETSKDGMFTLKTVECLGSCGTAPMMQVGADYYENLTLDKVDQLMDRFKKDGKRKSYTDTPEPRNQ